A single genomic interval of Dysidea avara chromosome 8, odDysAvar1.4, whole genome shotgun sequence harbors:
- the LOC136264085 gene encoding uncharacterized protein: protein MAPFVLLFTLLTLSAASIAQNDLETHAETSPRTSLKEYLRIAQTDGIISKEQFVQLQDLAIRLGLLLDDGVGLPTEIPSDTPVTKPGIFMRLYNRLTLLNVLYFGGGLLVMGASTLFMTLAWEKLSGISLCAIIGSMSACAGGVGIMFWNEEEYEMAGGLLCCISVSLVPFAVYSLERGLGWWPKGQDPGVFQEFREYIRPGWVVMEIATVVVGMMYIRFVRFPFLLAPVSFSLWFLSMDLAPLLPQYTNNLFQTRRWVSLLFGLVTIIAGFGAELTLGSHPDFGFWLYIFGIIPFWFSLMLEFPNQELLHSIQLVVNACLVLIGSELDRMTFQWFGVIGMCLSTSGILYIKSSKSQYLWMLKAVLASALISQSLKSAAPLQVISALVGIVAFNINATKFYSSGEVYFLIQLFTNLGYLISLAKLFHPFIMEIWFVSLDLRHLFAFVCSIGIACFHLHIPLFSHNRYFFCYRFLMSIFLSLLLLLLQGGLFVVAGLVGIPTVIFQVLRRHIYRSDPPLSLLLLLIGATVFGIAFCSVLQSPLIYYTCCILCAMLLYSLYDKYRHQGVIVVLILVLLSIPFQSKSLLTICVLYIFFYLTWLAYRVFQNSLMFPIVLVVLGLGVIFLAVQYQQYEMFINDTFNQVTPVIIHLLLSDCTHWEFVDHYKISPQQSSTALNVVYDYMFWSSAAVSGFAKLSSPVLVGLTITIIVLLMLLYAITTILESFDKQSVGKVKINSFTIEISGEEYNHCGFVITVVGTKPKEMQKPSYLQLDIEGHAFWRKLEKAYGSLLITLTRSIFLPYKLTPNLVEFTSFEQGSGKFKFILYPLTGRSKSKRFSRRRIRNILKSLHDIQLQCILRFSTAWYKPYQQLCVVDINIDEVSFTFNA, encoded by the exons ATGGCACCATTTGTTTTATTGTTTACTTTGCTTACACTAAGTGCTGCAAGTATCGCCCAGAATGACTTGGAAACCCACGCGGAAACTTCACCTCGAACTTCACTGAAGGAGTACCTACGGATTGCACAAACGGATGGAATAATATCAAAGGAACAGTTTGTACAGCTGCAGGATTTAGCTATCAGATTGGGTTTGCTTTTAGACGATGGAGTAGGCCTACCTACAGAAATTCCAAGTGATACACCCGTTACTAAGCCAGGAATATTTATGAGGCTATACAACCGTTTGACTCTATTGAACGTTCTCTACTTTGGAGGTGGGCTTCTTGTAATGGGAGCCTCAACATTGTTCATGACATTGGCATGGGAGAAACTGTCTGGAATTAGTTTGTGTGCTATAATAGGCTCCATGTCAGCTTGTGCAGGTGGTGTTGGCATAATGTTTTGGAATGAAGAAGAGTACGAAATGGCTGGAGGGCT GCTGTGCTGTATCAGTGTGTCACTAGTTCCATTTGCGGTTTACAGTCTTGAGAGAGGACTTGGTTGGTGGCCTAAAGGACAGGATCCAGGAGTGTTTCAAGAGTTTAGGGAATATATTCGTCCTGGTTGGGTAGTAATGGAAATTGCTACAGTAGTTGTTGGAATGATGTACATTCGATTTGTTCGATTTCCGTTTTTGCTTGCTCCAGTATCTTTTAGTTTATGGTTCCTCTCAATGGATTTAGCTCCTTTACTCCCCCAGTATACCAATAATTTGTTTCAAACTAGACGTTGGGTTTCTTTGTTGTTTGGTTTGGTGACAATCATAGCTGGATTTGGAGCAGAGCTAACTCTAGGAAGCCATCCTGACTTTGGATTCTGGCTATACATTTTTGGCATAATTCCATTCTGGTTTTCTCTTATGCTTGAATTCCCAAATCAAGAGTTACTCCACTCAATTCAACTGGTAGTGAATGCTTGTTTGGTTTTAATAGGTTCTGAACTTGACAGAATGACCTTTCAATGGTTTGGTGTCATTGGAATGTGCTTGTCCACAAGTGGGATTCTTTACATCAAAAGTTCAAAGTCACAATATCTTTGGATGCTAAAAGCTGTACTAGCTAGTGCATTAATATCACAATCCTTGAAGAGTGCTGCTCcattacaagttatcagtgccTTAGTTGGTATTGTGGCCTTCAACATTAATGCTACTAAATTTTACAGTAGTGGTGAAGTGTATTTTCTAATACAATTGTTCACAAACCTTGGGTATCTGATTAGCTTAGCTAAACTATTCCATCCATTTATCATGGAAATTTGGTTTGTATCACTTGATTTGAGACATTTAtttgcttttgtttgttctatTGGTATAGCCTGCTTTCATCTACACATACCTCTCTTCTCACATAATCGCTACTTCTTCTGCTACCGATTCCTGATGAGTATATTCCTTTCtctgttattattgttactgcaAGGAGGATTATTTGTTGTTGCTGGATTAGTTGGTATTCCTACTGTTATTTTCCAAGTGTTACGAAGGCATATATATCGCTCAGATCCACCTTTGTCACTGCTCTTACTGTTGATAGGAGCTACAGTTTTTGGTATTGCATTTTGTTCTGTGCTTCAGTCACCATTGATTTACTATACCTGCTGCATTTTATGTGCAATGTTATTGTACTCACTTTATGATAAATATCGCCATCAAGGTGTAATTGTAGTGCTAATTCTGGTACTGCTGTCTATTCCATTCCAGTCAAAATCACTCCTCACAATATGCGTGCTATACATATTCTTCTATCTAACATGGTTAGCATACAGAGTGTTCCAGAATTCGTTAATGTTCCCAATTGTTCTTGTGGTCTTGGGATTAGGGGTAATATTTCTGGCTGTGCAGTATCAACAGTACGAAATGTTCATTAATGACACTTTTAATCAAGTAACTCCAGTGATCATTCATCTTTTACTAAGTGATTGCACACATTGGGAATTTGTAGACCATTACAAGATATCACCTCAGCAGTCCAGTACTGCTCTTAATGTAGTTTATGATTATATGTTTTGGTCGTCAGCTGCAGTGAGTGGTTTTGCTAAACTTTCTAGTCCAGTGTTAGTTGGCCTCActataacaattattgtatTGCTGATGTTGCTGTATGCAATAACAACCATACTGGAATCCTTTGATAAACAGTCAGTGGGAAAAGTGAAg ATTAATTCCTTTACAATTGAAATCAGTGGAGAAGAATACAACCACTGTGGTTTTGTAATTACTGTTGTTGGAACTAAGCCAAAAGAAATGCAGAAGCCATCTTATCTACAGCTTGACATTGAAGGTCATGCATTCTGGAGAAAACTTGAGAAAGCTTACGGATCATTGCTAATTACCCTTACCAG GTCCATCTTTTTGCCTTACAAGTTGACTCCAAACTTAGTTGAGTTTACAAGTTTTGAACAAGGCAGTGGCAAGTTTAAATTCATTCTTTATCCACTAACTGGCAGAAGCAAGTCAAAAAGATTCAGTAGACGTAGAATTCGAAATATCTTAAAATCTCTTCATGACATTCAGTTGCAATGTATTCTGCGTTTCTCTACAGCTTGGTACAAGCCATATCAACAACTGTGTGTTGTTGATATTAACATTGATGAAGTTTCTTTCACATTTAATGCTTGA